The proteins below are encoded in one region of Danio rerio strain Tuebingen ecotype United States chromosome 12, GRCz12tu, whole genome shotgun sequence:
- the pde6gb gene encoding phosphodiesterase 6G, cGMP-specific, rod, gamma, paralog b, with protein MNLEPPKPEIKSATRVTGGPATPRKGPPKFKQRQTRQFKSKPPKKGIQGFGDDIPGMEGLGTDITVICPWEAFNHLELHELAQYGII; from the exons ATGAATCTTGAGCCGCCCAAACCAGAGATCAAATCGGCCACCCGAGTCACCGGTGGTCCCGCAACACCACGCAAAGGGCCCCCTAAATTCAAGCAAAGGCAAACCCGCCAGTTCAAGAGCAAGCCCCCAAAGAAGGGTATCCAAGG GTTCGGAGATGACATCCCCGGCATGGAAGGTTTAGGCACTG ACATCACCGTCATCTGCCCCTGGGAGGCCTTCAACCATCTGGAGCTTCACGAATTGGCTCAGTATGGCATCATCTGA
- the nploc4 gene encoding nuclear protein localization protein 4 homolog has product MAESIIVRIQSPDGMKKISSTKHETAAAFLKKVAKEFGFSSNGFSVYLNRNKTGEILSQNKALSLLKIKHGDMLFLYPSSAGPSSENMDTAQPHTSSSFPSFPSSSSSSSSLSRSHSAPQIPEDDIDQYLSKQEGKIYRNRDPQLCRHGAMGKCVHCVPLEPFDEDYLNHLDPPVKHMSFHAYIRKLTGGADKGKFVALENISCKIKSGCEGHPPWPEGICTKCQPSAITLNRQKYRHVDNIMFENHTIADRFLDFWRKTGNQRMGYLYGRYTEHKDIPLGIRAEVAAIYEPPQIATQNSLELIEDPKADAVEEIAAKLGLRKVGWIFTDLLSEDTRIGTVRYTRNKDSYFLSAEECITAGHFQNQQANMCRLSPDGHFGSKFVTVVATGGPDNQVHFEGYQVSNQCMALVRDECLLPCRDAPELGYAKESSTEQYVPDVFYKDKDKFGNDITHLARPLPVEYLIIDITTTFPKDPVFTFSSTFRFPIENRDALGETQDFHSLATYLSQCTSSTSFLDIVSDFHLLLFLVTNEVMPLQDSIGLLLDAVKTSNEELAQTWKKSEQWATIEQLCSTVGGQSSGSLDYAMGGPPLPQSSSAVWSCLHCTFMNQPGTEHCEMCSLPRS; this is encoded by the exons ATGGCAGAAAGCATA ATCGTCCGTATTCAGTCCCCAGATGGAATGAAAAAAATCAGCTCTACTAAACATGAGACAGCTGCAGCTTTCCTCAAGAAG GTTGCCAAAGAGTTTGGCTTTAGTTCAAATGGCTTCTCAGTTTACCTGAACCGGAACAAGACTGGTGAGATCCTGTCACAAAACAAAGCCCTCAGCCTGCTGAAAATCAA GCATGGCGACATGCTCTTTCTTTACCCATCTTCAGCTGGACCCTCCAGTGAGAACATGGACACAGCACAGCCTCACACCTCTTCCTCTTTCCCATCTTTcccttcatcctcctcctcttcttcttctttatcCCGCTCACACTCTGCACCACAGATCCCAGAGGATGATATTGACCAGTATCTGTCCAAGCAGGAGGGAAAGATCTACAGAAACCGAGATCCCCAGCT GTGCCGGCATGGTGCCATGGGGAAATGTGTGCACTGTGTACCTTTAGAG CCATTTGATGAAGACTATCTGAACCATCTTGACCCTCCGGTCAAACACATGTCCTTTCATGCCTACATCCGGAAACTCACCGGAGGAGCAGACAA GGGGAAGTTTGTGGCGCTTGAGAATATCAGCTGTAAGATTAAATCGGGCTGTGAGGGGCATCCGCCTTGGCCAGAGGGCATCTGTACCAAGTGCCAGCCCAGCGCCATCACTCTCAACAGACAG AAATATCGGCATGTGGATAATATCATGTTTGAGAACCACACTATTGCTGACCGTTTCCTTGACTTCTGGAGGAAGACGGGAAACCAGCGGATGGGGTACCTGTACGGACGCTACACCGAGCACAAAGACATCCCTCTCGGCATTCGAGCAGAGGTTGCTGCCATTTATGAACCTCCTCAG ATTGCAACTCAGAACAGCTTGGAATTGATTGAAGATCCCAAAGCAGATGCAGTCGAGGAAATAGCTGCCAAACTGGGCCTGCGGAAG GTGGGGTGGATTTTTACAGATCTGCTGTCAGAGGACACCAGGATAGGCACTGTCCGCTACACCAGAAACAAG GATTCCTACTTCCTGAGTGCAGAGGAGTGTATTACTGCTGGACACTTTCAGAATCAGCAAGCCAACATGTGTCGGCTTTCCCCAGATGGTCATTTTGGATCAAAGTTTGTCACAGTGGTGGCAACAG GTGGTCCCGATAACCAGGTGCACTTTGAAGGGTATCAGGTGTCCAATCAGTGCATGGCTCTGGTGAGGGACGAGTGTTTACTGCCCTGCAGAGATGCTCCTGAACTGGGCTATGCCAAAGAGTCCAGCACGGAGCAGTACGTCCCTGATGTCTTCTATAAG GACAAAGACAAATTCGGCAATGACATCACACATTTAGCCCGACCACTGCCAGTGGAGTACTTGATTATTGAT ATCACCACCACTTTCCCAAAAGACCCAGTGTTCACATTCTCCTCCACATTTCGCTTCCCCATTGAGAACAGAGATGCTCTGGGAGAGACTCAG GATTTCCACAGTTTAGCAACGTATCTTTCCCAGTGTACGTCCTCCACTTCCTTTCTGGACATCGTCTCAGACTTCCATCTGCTTCTCTTTCTTGTCACCAACGAGGTCATGCCCTTACAG GACAGCATTGGCCTTCTGCTGGATGCAGTGAAGACATCCAATGAGGAGCTGGCTCAGACCTGGAAGAAATCTGAACAGTGGGCCACAATTGAGCAACTCTGCA GCACAGTTGGAGGGCAGTCATCGGGATCTCTGGATTATGCCATGGGTGGTCCACCTCTCCCACAGTCCTCTTCAGCTGTGTGGTCCTGCCTCCACTGCACCTTCATGAACCAACCCGGCACTGAGCACTGCGAGATGTGCAGTTTGCCTCGCAGCTAA